A region of archaeon BMS3Bbin15 DNA encodes the following proteins:
- a CDS encoding 50S ribosomal protein L15P, with translation MALKYRKLRRKAGNRSCGRGSHKKNRGAGNRGGKGMAGTHKGKYTWVVKYAPRYFGRYGFKLPEGVRNIYRSINIGELDEIASELLAEGIARESDDGIEIDITVLGCKKVLGKGKLTRKLVIKAPRFSGTAVEKIKEAGGKAVILE, from the coding sequence ATGGCTCTGAAATACAGGAAATTAAGGAGAAAAGCAGGTAACAGGAGCTGTGGTAGAGGTTCTCACAAGAAAAATAGAGGTGCAGGAAATAGAGGAGGCAAAGGTATGGCAGGTACCCATAAAGGTAAGTACACTTGGGTTGTTAAGTATGCACCAAGATACTTTGGGAGATATGGCTTTAAATTGCCGGAAGGAGTAAGGAATATCTACAGAAGTATAAATATTGGAGAGCTTGATGAGATTGCCTCTGAACTTCTTGCTGAAGGAATTGCCAGAGAGAGTGATGATGGTATTGAGATAGATATAACTGTTCTTGGCTGCAAGAAAGTCCTCGGCAAGGGAAAATTAACAAGAAAACTGGTTATCAAAGCACCCAGATTTTCAGGAACTGCTGTGGAAAAGATAAAGGAAGCAGGCGGAAAGGCAGTTATACTGGAGTGA
- a CDS encoding preprotein translocase subunit SecY has translation MGILHSYEGFLTSLPEVERPKVAMTFKNKMKWTGIILITYLVMTNIMLYGLDHARAVNYFSQMQTILASKFGTLITLGIGPIVTGSIILQILVGGKLIDLDMENPRDKEIYQGTQKILSVAFTVFEAGIMVIMGALPAQGNDPFLKFMIIAQLVIAGVLIIYMDEVVSRWGFGSGIGLFIVAGVAEQIVYRSIAPIKIGQQYAGVILNTFNQLLFSGGGINTLFDLTPLLGTIIVFLFVVYVESMRIEIPLTYGKFRGARGRYPIKFIYASNIPVIFASILMANVQLWARLLQNLGHPLLGTVGAGGPGTYTGIVKYFSYPTPIYRADFNPIHAIIFAIILIILSVIFSIFWVETSGMNAKTVAKQLHSGGMQIPGFRGDIRIIERVLQRHIPAVTVLGGAAVGLLAAFGDITGALGGGTGVLLTVGILYQMYESMAKEQLFDLHPMMRKILGDVI, from the coding sequence ATGGGAATTCTCCATAGCTATGAAGGTTTTCTAACAAGTTTGCCAGAAGTTGAACGTCCTAAGGTCGCAATGACCTTTAAGAATAAGATGAAGTGGACTGGAATAATACTTATCACCTATCTGGTGATGACAAACATAATGCTGTATGGTCTTGACCATGCCAGAGCAGTGAACTACTTCAGTCAGATGCAGACAATTCTTGCCAGCAAGTTTGGTACACTTATCACTCTGGGTATAGGGCCTATTGTAACGGGTTCGATAATTCTGCAGATTCTTGTCGGTGGAAAACTTATAGACCTTGACATGGAAAATCCCAGAGATAAGGAAATCTACCAGGGCACTCAGAAGATTCTTTCTGTGGCATTTACGGTATTTGAAGCAGGTATAATGGTTATTATGGGTGCCCTCCCAGCTCAGGGTAATGACCCGTTCCTCAAATTCATGATAATTGCCCAGCTGGTCATAGCTGGAGTCTTGATAATATATATGGATGAAGTTGTTTCCAGATGGGGTTTCGGCTCAGGCATAGGCCTCTTTATTGTTGCCGGTGTGGCTGAACAGATAGTTTACAGGAGTATAGCTCCGATTAAAATTGGACAGCAGTATGCAGGCGTAATATTAAATACCTTCAACCAGTTGCTCTTTAGTGGGGGAGGAATTAATACTCTATTTGATCTTACTCCTCTTCTGGGAACGATAATTGTATTTCTTTTTGTTGTGTATGTTGAGAGTATGCGTATTGAAATTCCGCTTACCTATGGAAAATTCAGAGGTGCGAGAGGCAGGTATCCAATAAAATTCATATACGCGAGTAATATTCCAGTTATTTTTGCAAGTATTCTGATGGCAAATGTCCAGCTATGGGCAAGGCTGCTTCAGAATCTTGGCCACCCTCTTCTGGGTACGGTGGGCGCTGGTGGTCCAGGCACATATACGGGTATAGTTAAGTATTTTAGCTATCCCACTCCGATATACAGAGCTGATTTTAACCCGATACACGCAATTATATTCGCCATAATTCTTATAATACTCTCGGTGATATTCTCTATATTCTGGGTTGAGACATCCGGTATGAATGCCAAGACTGTGGCAAAACAACTTCACAGTGGTGGGATGCAAATCCCAGGTTTCAGAGGGGATATAAGAATTATAGAAAGGGTACTTCAGCGACATATTCCTGCTGTTACTGTGCTGGGTGGTGCTGCTGTTGGCTTACTTGCTGCTTTTGGAGATATTACAGGTGCCCTTGGTGGTGGTACTGGCGTCCTTCTGACAGTAGGTATATTATACCAGATGTATGAGTCTATGGCAAAGGAGCAGCTCTTTGATCTCCATCCAATGATGCGCAAAATTCTTGGTGACGTAATTTGA